The nucleotide sequence CCGATAGCAACCCAGCGCTCTTCCCCATAATCCGTTCTGTTATCCATACGACTGAGCAGGGGGTGGTTAAAAATGTCTACTGCATCCTGAAAGTCGATGCCGTGTTTTCGGATGTTGGCCTGATTTTTTGCATCATCCCACTCAAAATGCATGACTGGCTCTGTATTTACATTTGTACATACAAAATAGCACAAATTTGAGAACTGTGTATGACTCTCAGACAAAGAATGGCAGGCTGGTTGCTGCCTGAACTGAAAAACCTGGCTTACACCTCGGCAGGCAGAGGGCGGCGTAGCCAAAGCTGGGCAGCGCCGTCCACTGGCTCCAATAACTCTCTGACGGGCAATCTCGGCACGCTGATCAATCGCTCAAGGGCAGCCATTCGTAATGACCCCTGGGCGGCTTCTGGCCTGGAAAAACTGGTGTCCAATATTGTTGGTACGGGCAGGAAGCAACGGATGATGCGTTTCGTAAACAGCTGCAAACCCTGTTTCTGGACTGGACCGATGAGTCCGATGCCGATGGCCTGCTGGATTTCTATGGGCAGCAATCGCTGGCTGTCCGATCCATGTTGGAAGCGGGCGAATGTTTTGTCCGACTGCGTCCCCGCAAACCATCGGACGGTCTGTCGGTGCCTTTGCAGCTGCAGCTACTGGAAGCTGAGTTTGTCCCCTGGGACTATCAGGATGACCTGAAGAACGGACATAAGATCCGGGCCGGAATTGAGTTTAATGGTATCGGACAGCGGGTGGCCTATTGGATGCACCGGCAACATCCAACGGATTACACCAGTCTTGATACCGCTGATTTACGACGGGTGCCTGCTGAACAGGTGTTGCATCTGTATGAACCATTGCGACCCGGGCAGCTGCGAGGGCAGCCTCTGCTGACTCAGGTGTTATTGCGAATGTTTCATCTGGACAAGTTTGACGATGCCACTTTGCTTCGGCAGGAAATTGCCAACCTGTTCACCGGCTTTATCACCAAGCCCGCTCCGGAAACTGAAAAGGTCGATCCACTTACCGGACGCCCCATTGTTTAGGATTTGCAGGGTGTTCCCATGGTGGCCATGGAGCCCGGCACCATGCAGGAGCTTTCGCCCAGCGAAGAAATTACTTTCAACAACCCACCGGGTGCCGCCAGTAACTATCCCGACTTTATTCGGCAGCAGTTAATGGCAGTCGCAGCCGGTATCGGGCTGCCTTTTGAAATCCTGTCCGGTGATATGAAAGGGGTCAGTGACCGGGCATTGCGAGTGGTTCTCAATGAGTTCAGACGACGGATTCAGCAGATTCAGCACAACCAGCTGGTGTTTCAGTTTTGCCGCCCGGTGTGGAATCGCTAGCTGGAACTGGCTGTGCTCAGTGGTGCTATTTCTGCTCCTGGCTTTCACAAGAATAAAGCTGCGTATAAACAATTCATTGTGTCCGAAGGAAACAGCAGCATCAGTCGTGAATTGTCAGCGGCAGGCGAGCTGGCGTCACTGGATATCATTCTCAGACAGGGAGAACAGGGATGAGCTTACTGGATATTTTCAACAACGACGCTTTCAGTCTGACCAGCCTGACAGCCACCATCAATGATCTGCCCTACAAGCCCGGACGTATCGGTGAGCTGGGTTTATTCACCGAAAGCGGCATCAATACCACGACTGCTGTCGTTGAGTCCCGGAATGGTGAGCTGATCCTACTACCCACTTCCGAACGCGGTGCTCCGGCACCCCAGGCCAGCGGTCGCAAGCGCAAGGTGCGGAGTTTTGTCATTCCCCATATTCCTTATGACTCCACCATTGTGGCGGACGAAGTTCGGAATGTGCGTGCCTTTGGGTCAGAGAGTGCTTTGGAAGGGGTGCGTACCGTTGTTAACCAACGGCTTTCAGATATGAACGCCAACCATGAAGTCACCCTTGAACACCTCAGGCTGGGGGCCATCAAGGGGCAGATTCTCGATGCGGATGGCAGCACCGTGATTTATGACCTGTTTCAGGAGTTTGGTGTTACCCAGCAAACCCATACCTTCAAGTTCAGTGATGCGGCCACTGACGTGCGTATCCAGTGTGTGAAGCTGCGGCGGAAAGTGGATGATGCCCTGGGGGCTCAACCCTACTCGGGGCTTCGGGCTTTCTGCGGTGCAGATTTCTACGATGGACTGGTGAGCCATGATTACGTGAAGGATGCCTACCATCGCTATCAGGACAGCGCCCTGCTGCGGAACGATCCTAAATCCGGCTTCCGGTTCGGGGATATCGACTGGGAAGAGTATCGCGGTCAGGTGGGTAATGTTCCGTTTATCAAGTCGGACGAGGCTTATGTAATTCCTGAAGGCACCGGCCTGTTCCGCACCTGGTATGCCCCGGCGGACTTTATTGAAACCGTGAATACCATCGGTCTGCCTCGCTATGCCAAGCAGAAGATTCTGGACTTTGACAAAGGTGTTCAGGTGCATACCCAGTCCAACCCTCTGCCCATCTGCCTGAAGCCCGGGGCGGTGATTAAATGCAAGATGAGTTAAACAACTTGCATCAACAAGTGCTGGCCATCTTTGGCCAGCCTGTCACGATCACGCAAGATAACCAAAGCATTAATGTCACGGGCATTATTTCCCGGGAGCTGATTGCTACGGGATTTAATGATAACGTTTTACAGCAGGTGACTGTGGTGAGTCTGGACAAAGCTTTGCCTGTAAAACGTGGTTGTCTGATTGAGTCTGAAGGTCAGCGTTGGGTAATTGACCGGCCTCTCAAAGACGACGGTCACCTGATTGTCTGGAATCTCCATGAAGATCGATCTTGAGCTGGACAGCCAGATAGAAGACATCGTCAGTGCTTTCCGCGACTCTCCCCGGCGAGTGGACAAAGCCTTAACCCGAGCCCTGCGTAAACTCTCCCGCTTCGCAGAACGACAGACCTTGCGGAATCTCGCCCGTCAACAAGGCATTACTCAAAAGCTACTGAAAGAGCTGGGCAGGGTACGAGTGACCCTGAACCAGAACGGCGGTTATCAGCTGGTGATCTGGATCGGTGTTTTGGATATTCCGGCCCACTATCTGGGTAAACCAGTGCAAACCCGATCCGGTGTTCGGACCGCCAAACACTTCTGGCCGGGGGCATTTCTGATGCAGCCGCTCAATGCTTCTCATCCGATGGTGTTTAAACGTAAAGCAAACTGGAAACACCGATACCAGCGCTCAAAACGATCCGGACGCATGATGTGGATGGGATTACCACTGGCAAAGCAGGGAGCCCCACTTTACGACAGTGCCAGTCAGGTCATTGCTGCTCTGGAGCCGGAATTACTGGAGCGATTTACCACTTTGCTGCAACAAGAGCTGAACTATGCCTTCAACATCGAACCCCGATGAACAGATCATCAAAGCCCTGGTCGCCGAACTGGAAGAGAGTAGCTTTCCGGTATTGCTTGGCTATTCCATCGCTGACCTTCCGGATATTGAGCCCCCAGCCATTCTGGTACAGCTGGACAGTATCCGGGAACAGGAACGGCAGGGTAAACGGGCAAAGTATCAGCTGGAATTAACGGTCAGCGGCGTTTACCGGACGCAGCCTGATTCCACTTATCAGCTGATGACCATTGCCCGAACGATCCGGTCACTGCTCAATAACGCCAACTTTGAAAGTGTCCGGAAAATCAGCTTTTCTGAGACTCAGTTCGATATCGCTCCCAACAATGGACAGCTCTCGTTTGCAGATATGTCTGTGAACCTTGAAGCCGTCTTCTAAATCGCTCAGGCAACCATTCCAAAAATAAATCCAACAGGAGACTTACTATGTCCACAATCGACCGTAGCTTCATTGGTGCCGGTTCCATCCACCTGCAACCCTACGACCAGTCAGCGCCACTGCTGCCCATTGGCAACGTCAGCGAGTTTACCTTCAGCTTTGAAGAAGACCGTAAAGAGCTGAAAAACTATCTGGGCGGTGGTGGTAACCGCAATGTACTCAGCCGGGTGTCCAGTGTTACGGCAAGCATTGTCGCTAATGACTTTACCGCTTCCAATATCTCCCTTGCCCTGCGGGGCAGTGTGGCTACAGCCAGCACCACCCCAATCACCGATGAACTGTTACCCAGTCACGGTGTGGAAGACGAACTGATTCCTTTCAACCATCTGCCAGACTTGAAGCAATCGGTCACGGTTAAAGGCAGTACGGATACCGAACTGGCGGCGGGTGTGGACTATGAACTAACCAAGTCCGGTATCAAGGTGCTGGTGAACAGCGGTATTGATAACAAAGGTGTGAAGGTCAGTTACACGCCCACTGCCTCCAATATGGTGCAGGCATTAGTGGAAAGTGGTCGTGAGTTTGTGCTGTTTATGGAAGGGCTGAACGATGCCCAGGAAGGCTTGCCCTTCAATATCCGGGTGCATCGGGTGAAGTTCTCGCCAGCCCAGAACCTTGGCTTTATCTCGGACGATTTTGCCAGCCTCAGTTTGCAGATAGATGTGCTGGCAGACCCGAGCATTAGTGGGAACGGGTTGAGTCCGTTTATGCAGATTGATCTGGCGACATAAGTTATGGGTTCAGGGAGTGATGTATTGTTCTCTGTATTTCTCAACAGCTGAAGAAATGAATTCAGTGGCCAGTTGATAGTCACAATTTTGATAGATGTCGTAAACCCAACTTCTGAACTCACTGTTGTTATCAAACAAAGTTAAAAAGGTTTGTAGAAGTAGCTGGCTATCTCCACTAAGCGTTATAAGGTATTCGATTAAGTAATTCATTTGTTCTGGCGTCAGCATTGCCATCCCTCCATCGCTAAAAATTAAGGCTCACTATGGGATCAGTTAAAGAATCCGCCTTACGGTTAGTACTCAAGGCGAGGGACACCCTCTCTGGCCCGCTTCAGCAATCGGCTAAATCGCTGGAAAAGCTACGCCATAAAACCCATGAGCTGAAACAACAACTTAGCACCCTTGAACAACAGGACAAGTTGTTATCGGCTTTTCAGCAGCAGAAAAAGACCGTTCAGGCATCGGGGCAGGCGTATAAGCAGGCTGAACAGAAGGTTGAACAGTTAGCGCAGGAATATAAAAAGACCGCCAAGCCCACCAAGGCGATGCAGCGATCACTGGATAATGCCCGTAAGTCAGTCATTGCGGCAAACCGAGCCTATCAGCAGCAGCGGGGGAAATTAGCCGAGCTGCGTGGCTCTCTGGAGAAAGCCGGATTATCGAACCGTAAGATTGCCCAGCAGCAGAACCGGCTACAAAGAGAACTGAAACAAACATCAGCGGCTTACCAAAAGCTAACGGCTAAAAGCCAACAGGCCAACCGTACTTTACGACGCAACCCGTTTAAGAAGGTGGCCAGTGATGCCAGTCTTGCCTCAAAAGGTATTAACGGATTGGCAGGTCGATTCACGGCATTGGTATCCGCTGGTGCTGGTTTGTACGCCATCAAGCGTGCCATGCAGGGTGTTTTAGGAGCCGGGGATCAGTTTGAACGGCTGGAAGTACAACTGGCGGCCATTATGGGCAGTATCGAGGAAGGCAACCGGGCGGTTGAATGGATCAAGGACTTCACCTCTAAAACCCCACTGGAGTTACAGCAGGTTGCTGACTCGTTTACTGCGCTGAAGAACTTCGGGCTTGATCCGATGGACGGCACGCTTCAGGCCATTGTGGATCAGACCTCCAAACTCGGCGGCGGGATGGAACGCCTGAACGGGATGACTCTTGCCCTGGGTCAGGCGTGGGCAAAACAAAAGCTGCAAGGGGAGGAAATTCTACAGCTTGTAGAGCGTGGCGTTCCGGTCTGGAGTCTGCTGGAAAAAGTCACTGGCAAAAATACTCAGGAGTTACAGAAGCTATCCAGTGCCGGGAAACTGGGTCGGGACACCATCAAGCTACTGATTGAAGAGATTGGTAAATCCAGCGAAGGGGCAGCTGCCGCTAATATGAGCCTGCTGTCAGGCTTGATGGCGAATATGTCCGATGAGTGGCTGAAGTTTAAAGGGCAGATTGCCGATTCCGGCTGGCTGGATTACGTCAAAGGTCAGTTAAAAAGCTTTGCCATCAGCATTCAGGAATTAACGGACAACGGCAAACTGGCTGCTGTGGCACAATCCATCAGCGATGGCTTTATCAGCATGGCGGAGAGTATCAAGGCGTCACTTTCTGGTGTCACCATTGAAGGGTTTGTTTCCGGAATAAAAAACGGTTTCCGTACAGTCAGTACCGCTTTGAGCGATGCCAGGTCAGCGTTTGAGATAACCGGCTCTACCGTCAAACTGTTCTTTAATGGCTTTATGGTGGGAGTGAACGGTTTTGGTGCTGTGGTGACTGCGACCTTTGCTTCCATTACCAGCGGTTTGTCCAGCCTGTTTAAAGCGGTCAATGCTGATGAAATGGCTGCAAAAACCGCAGCCATTACCGCCACGCTGGATGCCATGAGCAATGACTTTGCAGCGAAGGTCAAGCAGGACGCTTCCGATGTCAATGCGGCCTTATCGGATATAGGCGACAGCCTTGTCAGAAATAACGAACTGTCCCAGCAAAAAATCCGGCAGCATAATAAAAAGACCATTGACCAGCTGCTGGATAATTACCAGCAGGTCAAGCCCGCCGCTGAAGAAGTCGCAAAGGCCGCACAGTCTGCCTTTGCCGATGCTGCCGATGCCCTGAAACAAATAGACGCTGCCGAAACCCGCACTGAGCTGGCTGACCTTGGCGTGGCACTGGCCGAAGCCTACAGCAACG is from Endozoicomonas gorgoniicola and encodes:
- a CDS encoding phage tail tube protein; its protein translation is MSTIDRSFIGAGSIHLQPYDQSAPLLPIGNVSEFTFSFEEDRKELKNYLGGGGNRNVLSRVSSVTASIVANDFTASNISLALRGSVATASTTPITDELLPSHGVEDELIPFNHLPDLKQSVTVKGSTDTELAAGVDYELTKSGIKVLVNSGIDNKGVKVSYTPTASNMVQALVESGREFVLFMEGLNDAQEGLPFNIRVHRVKFSPAQNLGFISDDFASLSLQIDVLADPSISGNGLSPFMQIDLAT
- a CDS encoding tape measure protein is translated as MGSVKESALRLVLKARDTLSGPLQQSAKSLEKLRHKTHELKQQLSTLEQQDKLLSAFQQQKKTVQASGQAYKQAEQKVEQLAQEYKKTAKPTKAMQRSLDNARKSVIAANRAYQQQRGKLAELRGSLEKAGLSNRKIAQQQNRLQRELKQTSAAYQKLTAKSQQANRTLRRNPFKKVASDASLASKGINGLAGRFTALVSAGAGLYAIKRAMQGVLGAGDQFERLEVQLAAIMGSIEEGNRAVEWIKDFTSKTPLELQQVADSFTALKNFGLDPMDGTLQAIVDQTSKLGGGMERLNGMTLALGQAWAKQKLQGEEILQLVERGVPVWSLLEKVTGKNTQELQKLSSAGKLGRDTIKLLIEEIGKSSEGAAAANMSLLSGLMANMSDEWLKFKGQIADSGWLDYVKGQLKSFAISIQELTDNGKLAAVAQSISDGFISMAESIKASLSGVTIEGFVSGIKNGFRTVSTALSDARSAFEITGSTVKLFFNGFMVGVNGFGAVVTATFASITSGLSSLFKAVNADEMAAKTAAITATLDAMSNDFAAKVKQDASDVNAALSDIGDSLVRNNELSQQKIRQHNKKTIDQLLDNYQQVKPAAEEVAKAAQSAFADAADALKQIDAAETRTELADLGVALAEAYSNGTLTQEQYTEALERVKQKLQEVTQVAQSLGKEIGGLNTEITHNNDKLKTTGSGLAGVFNRTTAELHALSAQAEDAFLAMQGATQIDTSDTSDQLGQLKHQLREAKEEAGRLANVTSGFDPTGIGSWLSDTAANAAYVKAQFLQQKVTLESLLSGYEDGTLTAQNLAYAGRSAAHSLDLLNHQDLDRLTDAIDQAEDSMEQLGNSTRSTLDSMQDELDQLQGKQESIERRRFESRNRDLQSQLQEAQQEGSAESVSNIQQALSLNNQIYSERRRQIQQDKLEERQREFKNLPAPPPPKREWRSSEKVIRLEYPGGNVKVGINSSDEAKFLEALKNAGLRSV
- a CDS encoding head-tail joining protein, which translates into the protein MQDELNNLHQQVLAIFGQPVTITQDNQSINVTGIISRELIATGFNDNVLQQVTVVSLDKALPVKRGCLIESEGQRWVIDRPLKDDGHLIVWNLHEDRS
- a CDS encoding major capsid protein, whose amino-acid sequence is MSLLDIFNNDAFSLTSLTATINDLPYKPGRIGELGLFTESGINTTTAVVESRNGELILLPTSERGAPAPQASGRKRKVRSFVIPHIPYDSTIVADEVRNVRAFGSESALEGVRTVVNQRLSDMNANHEVTLEHLRLGAIKGQILDADGSTVIYDLFQEFGVTQQTHTFKFSDAATDVRIQCVKLRRKVDDALGAQPYSGLRAFCGADFYDGLVSHDYVKDAYHRYQDSALLRNDPKSGFRFGDIDWEEYRGQVGNVPFIKSDEAYVIPEGTGLFRTWYAPADFIETVNTIGLPRYAKQKILDFDKGVQVHTQSNPLPICLKPGAVIKCKMS
- a CDS encoding phage tail protein, which codes for MKIDLELDSQIEDIVSAFRDSPRRVDKALTRALRKLSRFAERQTLRNLARQQGITQKLLKELGRVRVTLNQNGGYQLVIWIGVLDIPAHYLGKPVQTRSGVRTAKHFWPGAFLMQPLNASHPMVFKRKANWKHRYQRSKRSGRMMWMGLPLAKQGAPLYDSASQVIAALEPELLERFTTLLQQELNYAFNIEPR
- a CDS encoding BrnT family toxin; the encoded protein is MHFEWDDAKNQANIRKHGIDFQDAVDIFNHPLLSRMDNRTDYGEERWVAIGQIRYITGVVVYTERVGDIIRIISARKATKQEARRYEEAISY